From the Stieleria sp. JC731 genome, the window GTACGATTAGAGTGCCCCCAAAGTACCCGGCACGCTCCGCCGTGCCGACCGGTTTCGCAGCTCATCGGAGACAGCTGCGTGCATCACGGGGACCGTGATGGGTACGATTGGTGCGACCCCAGAGTCCCCGGCGCGCTTCGTCGTGCCGATTCTCCCGACTCCGCCTCATCATCGAATCCCCTTCCCCACCTTTGCCCTCATTGTGAAATCGGCTTTGATCCTTTGTAATGGTGGTTCGTTGAGTGGTGTTAGCCCCACGTCCGACCTTTGCGGATCTGGAGAACTTGCGTGGCCGAGAAAACGAAGGATCGACTATCGTTGCATCAACAGATCTCTGTCGATGGCAACGTGGTGCACGAAGTTGGCGAGCAGCCTTTGGTGCTGCATTCGAAACTTGACGGTCCGATCGCGGAGCTGAGCTTTCTGCGTCGCAGTTTGCTCTTCGCCGAACTATCGATGATCGCATACAACGACGATGCCGAAGCGAGAGCGGCAGCATCTGTCGTCGGTTTTGATGATGTAACGATGTATGACCGTGATGGCTCGCAAGCCTATCGGTTCCGCAACGAACACGATTGCGTGATCGCTTGCCGTGGAACGGAGCCAACGGAATGGAACGATATCAAGGCCGACGCGAATGCCGCCAGCGTGCTTGCGGAAACTGTTGGACGCGTGCATCGCGGCTTTAAAAGAGAGGTGGATGACCTATGGCCGATGATCGAAACAGCTTTGCTGGATAATCGGCAACCGCTCTACTTTTGTGGTCACTCGCTCGGTGGAGCGATGGCGACGATATCAGCCGGTCGGTGTTTTCTTTCGCACATTGCCAGCAGCCCAGAAGAGCTGTTTACGTTCGGAAGCCCACGCGTTGGCGACAAGCGTTACATCAACTACGTCCAACTAGATCACTATCGATACGTTAACAACAACGACATCGTGACGCGTGTTCCCCCTAGTTTGTTGGGGTACCGACACAGCGGTTCCGAAGTCTACTTTGATCACAATGGTCGAATTCGGAAGTTGGGAGTCGTTTCTAAACGACGCGACAAATGGCGGGGGTTCATTCGCTCACTAAAGCGTTGGAAGATTGATCATTTTTCCGATCACTCCATCCATCGCTACATCGATGCATTGATTGTCGCGGTGCAAAAAGAAGATGATGAAATTGCCGTCGGAGGCACTTGCAAGCCCGCGGCCGCGTACGCTGATACTGAAGAACAGCACTTGTAGCGGATTGTTAATTCTTCGGTTGGGGCTCAGATGATGTCACTTTTGACTCCTCAAGCCAAGCGTGAAAGAACGATGCGTCCATGTAGTGAAAGACGGCAATTGGATATCGGCAAAATATCTGGGCTCAGAGGTCTGTACCGCCAGGGCCCGTAGGCCTGAGCCTGCCGGATTGTCCAGCATTGAAGTTCGGACGCTTTGGGTTTCGCATTTGCCGCGGTGATCGGCCAAAGACGCTGTCGTTTCGAACAAGATCCGCTTGTCATTGCCGTTTGACTTTTTCGCTGGGCGGTTGGTCAATTGTCGTTCACTTCAATCATTACCTCCAACGCGTCAAAATTCGTTTTCTGACGCTCCAGCCCGCGTGTCCCCGCTCACTGTTCCTTGCCATTCTCGCCTACAATGTCGTAGCAAATAAGCCAAGTGCATTGTTGAAGTAGACGCCCCACTGGCGGATCGGCATTTGCAGTGAAGTAATAATCCCAGGCAAGTTAACCAGGTAGGTCAACGTGGAACGGCAGCGGATGCCGCATGGTTCAAACCGTGTTCACGAAGACAGACCGAATGTGCTGGGAGAACTTACCAAAACTCGCGTTAGTTCAGCATCGCTGGACTCCGCGTCCCGATCGGCTAGTCAATTTGCCAGAACCTGATGTCACAAGAAAGCGATCAACCGAACGAAGAAGGACAAACCGATTCAATTCCGACGCATGTCGAGATTGACGGAATTCGATTGAAGCTGGCGAAGCCGTTTCGCGACGATGCGAAATGGATCGGTCAGGGCGAGATCCTTGAACAGCTGTTGGCGTGCTGGATTTCCATCGACAAAGCTGACCTCCCACTAACGCCGCGGTTGGTTGGCGCACCCGGTGTTGGAAAAACACAACTGGCGATCGCGGCGGCGAAAGCTCAAGGACGCCCGCTGTTTATTTATCAATGCACGGCGGATACGCGACCCGAAGATTTGCTCGTCACTCCGGTGCTCAGCCAAAAAGGCGAAATCGCTTACCACGCATCACCGTTGGTCACCGCGATGATCTGCGGCGGCGTTTGTGTGCTGGACGAAGGCAACAGGATG encodes:
- a CDS encoding lipase family protein, encoding MAEKTKDRLSLHQQISVDGNVVHEVGEQPLVLHSKLDGPIAELSFLRRSLLFAELSMIAYNDDAEARAAASVVGFDDVTMYDRDGSQAYRFRNEHDCVIACRGTEPTEWNDIKADANAASVLAETVGRVHRGFKREVDDLWPMIETALLDNRQPLYFCGHSLGGAMATISAGRCFLSHIASSPEELFTFGSPRVGDKRYINYVQLDHYRYVNNNDIVTRVPPSLLGYRHSGSEVYFDHNGRIRKLGVVSKRRDKWRGFIRSLKRWKIDHFSDHSIHRYIDALIVAVQKEDDEIAVGGTCKPAAAYADTEEQHL